In a single window of the Necator americanus strain Aroian chromosome X, whole genome shotgun sequence genome:
- a CDS encoding hypothetical protein (NECATOR_CHRX.G26105.T2), translating to MVVARIRALGGRLGPRIAAKVTQPGSRRAAMLGNTLILCLLLGPSSVLAIGENAMDLNTITGIIGGIGRMLETSVDTINVPSELIMGRWFQMYKAAINFDVFRTQMFCPVAYFSPNPIMGEDGFSMEEAYRTMSKAGPIETYKRDMNKVGPGQYWMYTEEYFYPRQFYIIAAGPAFDNETRKADEPLQYIVVTDANRLSLMVYSRDPHIFFQKYNKDVLEFMEKKGFGGRVFWNSPRPIYQGPDCEWPSEKEVFARRVLKNQELAERSKNGTAEPAMSGMPLADMLRDPKKTLERLVGTQGH from the exons ATGGTGGTGGCGCGAATCAGGGCTTTGGGTGGTCGTCTAGGCCCACGGATCGCCGCGAAGGTCACACAGCCAGGCAGTCGTCGCGCAGCCATGCTCGGGAACACCCTCATCCTATGTCTCCTCCTTGGTCCATCATCTGTACTCGCTATCGGAGAGAATGCG ATGGATCTCAATACAATCACAGGTATCATCGGTGGTATCGGACGAATGCTGGAAACGAGTGTTGACACTATTAATGTACCGTCCGAGTTAATAATGGGGCGGTGGTTCCAG ATGTACAAAGCAGCCATCAATTTCGACGTTTTTCGAACGCAAATGTTTTGCCCAGTTGCCTACT TTTCACCTAACCCAATTATGGGAGAAGATGGTTTTTCAATGGAAGAGGCATATAGAACAATGTCAAAAGCTGGGCCAATTGAGACTTACAAGAGAGATATGAACAAAGTTGGGCCCGGCCAATACTGGATGTATACCGAAGAATACTTTTATCCAAGACAAT TCTACATCATCGCCGCTGGTCCTGCATTTGACAATGAAACCAGGAAAGCTGACGAACCTCTCCAGTACATAGTTGTAACTGACGCCAATCGCCTCTCTCTCATGGTTTACTCACGGGATCCACATATTTTCTTCCAG aagTACAACAAAGATGTGTTGGAGTTCATGGAGAAGAAAGGATTTGGAGGACGGGTATTCTGGAACAGCCCTCGTCCAATTTATCAGGGACCAGATTGCGAATGGCCTTCAGAGAAGGAAGTCTTTGCACGACG AGTGCTGAAGAATCAAGAACTGGCTGAGCGAAGTAAAAACGGAACAGCCGAACCAGCGATGTCAGGCATGCCTTTGGCGGACATGTTGCGTGATCCTAAGAAGACTCTCGAGCGGCTGGTCGGCACTCAAGGTCACTGA
- a CDS encoding hypothetical protein (NECATOR_CHRX.G26104.T1), with product MQSCLIVAVIGLLATQAFAQDDPTQPVVIRLQPMSSRPRFLSEVSAPRAVHPPVVPPAPANAPVITPAVQQPLPPSPPAAQQPVFQQTAPPGSQQFVPRTGASVPPPPPVTIPPDVQNQLIKFFGLDSFGIPGLTGNHPNGFAGAVQELRAAGIPVQGLPAEHLNGNAVSHAAPTQSADILAQANPKFQDQLTQLVNEARNSGPYEGNGGHIPLPADKPGENGLIGLLSNSIRKLVKETGVSDALSQSLPSLLGSGHSSSSAARHGAAGAAASVDGPAISQSVDENAITNQIRGKDIRRQPSTAQRALSGISSFLGGGGGNTPTHAGLPRIPGIPLLPGGIPRNAQGQIDVVNLIGSITRRLSNGTTLADMLPPEQLQTLADNVTDALLPETPADFDLSKFMGRWFEGINSPRATEQRCVVHHYGGLTKNDKTATFTALKIYREGSEFGPVRYSIGYAFRGGNKDAMLQLHTSESSDAQPFWIYKLGPEGKDPFGNPQYEYAIVSNWVRYPVTVLVRDPDTFKAKYQTEVLRWLEDQGFINGFIRAFNLLQPSGYSSCQYADSTFEVFGK from the exons ATGCAATCTTGTCTAATTGTCGCCGTTATCGGCCTACTAGCCACACAGGCTTTTGCTCAAGATGATCCTACGCAACCAGTGGTTATCAGGCTTCAGCCGATGTCGAGTAGACCAAGATTCCTTTCGGAG GTTTCTGCACCTCGAGCTGTCCATCCTCCTGTAGTGCCACCAGCACCTGCAAATGCTCCCGTGATAACGCCTGCAGTGCAACAG CCGCTCCCTCCGTCCCCACCTGCTGCTCAACAGCCAGTCTTTCAACAAACTGCTCCTCCCGGTAGCCAGCAGTTCGTCCCCAGGACTGGCGCTAGTGTTCCTCCACCACCTCCTGTCACAATCCCACCAGATGTTCAAAATCAACTTATAAAGTTCTTTGGACTAGATTCTTTCGGAATCCCTGGACTTACTGGCAATCACCCGAATGGATTTGCTGGCGCTGTTCAG GAACTGCGAGCAGCTGGAATTCCCGTTCAAGGACTTCCTGCTGAGCACCTCAACGGAAATGCTGTTTCACATGCTGCTCCAACGCAATCAG CGGATATTCTCGCTCAAGCCAATCCGAAATTCCAAGATCAGCTCACGCAACTTGTGAACGAGGCAAGAAATTCAGGACCGTATGAAGGAAATGGAGGCCACATCCCTCTGCCCGCTGATAAACCTGGAGAGAACGGTTTGATCGGGTTGCTATCAAATTCTATCCGCAAACTCGTTAAGGAGA CTGGTGTGTCCGATGCTCTCTCGCAGTCGTTGCCTTCACTTCTGGGCTCTGGACATTCTTCATCCTCTGCCGCTCGTCACGGAGCCGCTGGTGCAGCTGCTTCAGTTGATGGTCCTGCTATTTCTCAATCTGTGGATGAGAATGCTATCACCAATCAAATTCGCGGAAAGGATATTCGACGTCAACCTTCAACTGCACAACGTGCTCTTTCTGGAATATCATCGTTCCTTGGGGGAG GTGGCGGTAATACTCCTACTCATGCTGGTCTGCCGAGGATCCCCGGAATCCCGCTTTTGCCTGGAGGAATTCCTCGCAATGCACAAGGACAAATTGACGTAGTCAATCTAATCG GTTCAATCACTCGACGATTATCTAATGGAACAACATTAGCTGATATGCTTCCACCTGAGCAACTTCAAACGCTTGCTGATAATGTCACTGATGCTCTACTTCCTGAAACTCCAGCTGATTTCGATCTCAGCAAGTTCATGGGCAGATGGTTCGAGGGAATCAACTCACCACGAGCAACTGAGCAGCGCTGTGTTGTGCACCACt ACGGTGGATTGACCAAGAATGACAAGACCGCCACTTTCACAGCGCTGAAGATCTACAGAGAAGGATCAGAATTCGGACCTGTTAG GTATTCGATTGGTTACGCGTTCCGCGGTGGTAACAAGGATGCTATGTTGCAGCTGCACACCAGCGAAAGCAGTGATGCTCAACCAT TCTGGATTTACAAACTTGGCCCAGAGGGCAAGGATCCATTCGGAAATCCACAGTATGAGTACGCAATTGTGTCCAATTGGGTTCGATATCCAGTAACAGTGCTTGTGCGAGATCCTGACACCTTCAAAGCCAAATACCAAACTGAG GTACTTCGTTGGTTGGAGGACCAAGGTTTCATCAACGGCTTCATTCGAGCCTTCAATCTCTTGCAACCATCCGGTTATTCCAGCTGTCAGTACGCTGACAGCACATTCGAAGTGTTCGGGAAGTAA
- a CDS encoding hypothetical protein (NECATOR_CHRX.G26105.T1), translated as MLGNTLILCLLLGPSSVLAIGENAMDLNTITGIIGGIGRMLETSVDTINVPSELIMGRWFQMYKAAINFDVFRTQMFCPVAYFSPNPIMGEDGFSMEEAYRTMSKAGPIETYKRDMNKVGPGQYWMYTEEYFYPRQFYIIAAGPAFDNETRKADEPLQYIVVTDANRLSLMVYSRDPHIFFQKYNKDVLEFMEKKGFGGRVFWNSPRPIYQGPDCEWPSEKEVFARRVLKNQELAERSKNGTAEPAMSGMPLADMLRDPKKTLERLVGTQGH; from the exons ATGCTCGGGAACACCCTCATCCTATGTCTCCTCCTTGGTCCATCATCTGTACTCGCTATCGGAGAGAATGCG ATGGATCTCAATACAATCACAGGTATCATCGGTGGTATCGGACGAATGCTGGAAACGAGTGTTGACACTATTAATGTACCGTCCGAGTTAATAATGGGGCGGTGGTTCCAG ATGTACAAAGCAGCCATCAATTTCGACGTTTTTCGAACGCAAATGTTTTGCCCAGTTGCCTACT TTTCACCTAACCCAATTATGGGAGAAGATGGTTTTTCAATGGAAGAGGCATATAGAACAATGTCAAAAGCTGGGCCAATTGAGACTTACAAGAGAGATATGAACAAAGTTGGGCCCGGCCAATACTGGATGTATACCGAAGAATACTTTTATCCAAGACAAT TCTACATCATCGCCGCTGGTCCTGCATTTGACAATGAAACCAGGAAAGCTGACGAACCTCTCCAGTACATAGTTGTAACTGACGCCAATCGCCTCTCTCTCATGGTTTACTCACGGGATCCACATATTTTCTTCCAG aagTACAACAAAGATGTGTTGGAGTTCATGGAGAAGAAAGGATTTGGAGGACGGGTATTCTGGAACAGCCCTCGTCCAATTTATCAGGGACCAGATTGCGAATGGCCTTCAGAGAAGGAAGTCTTTGCACGACG AGTGCTGAAGAATCAAGAACTGGCTGAGCGAAGTAAAAACGGAACAGCCGAACCAGCGATGTCAGGCATGCCTTTGGCGGACATGTTGCGTGATCCTAAGAAGACTCTCGAGCGGCTGGTCGGCACTCAAGGTCACTGA